In Sphingomonas sp. KC8, the sequence TGAAACCGCGGATTACATCGCCGCCGAAGAGCAGCAATGCGCCGAGTGCGAGCAGCAACGTCAACGACGTCATCACTGTGCGCGGCAGCGTTTCGTTGACCGACAGGTCGACCAGCGCGCGCATGTCCATCTGGCGGTATTTGCGCAGATTTTCACGAATGCGGTCGTCGATGACGATCTTGTCGTTAATCGAATAGCCGACGATCGTGAGGACGGCCGCGACGATGCTGAGATCAAATTCGATCTGGGTGAGCGCGAAGAAACCGAGTGTCATGATGACGTCGTGAATGATCGCGACGGCCGTCGACATGCCGAACTGCCATTCGAAGCGGAACCACGAAAACAGCGCGATGCCGATGATCGACAAGACGACGGCAATCACGCCGGTCTTGATCAATTCGCCGGAAACCTTGCCTGAAACCGTGTCGGTACGGCGGAACTGGACGCCGGGATATTCGGCGGACAGGGCCGTTTGCACTTTCTTGACGACGGCGTTGGTCGCCCCTTCGTCGGTTTCCGAAGGCAGTGGCAGGCGGATGGAAACGACGTTGGAGGCGCCGAATTGCTGGAGCGAGGCTTCGCCCACGCCAAGGCGGTTTACCTCGCCGCGCAACTTGTCCAGCGAAACGGGCTGCTGAAATTCGGTTTCCACCATCAGGCCGCCAACGAAATCGACACCCAGATTGAGGCCGCGCGTGGCGATCAGCGCGATCGACGCGATCGTCAGCAGGATCGTCAGCGAAAACGCGATCCAGCGGGCCTTCACGAACCCGATATTGGTGTTGTCGGGAACAAGCTTGAGCAAACGCATATGTGCGGTCCCCGTTAAATCGTGATCGTCTGCGGGCGCGCGCTACGCAAGTAACGCGAAACCATCAGGCGGGTGACGGTGACGGCGGTGAACACCGACGTGACGATGCCGATCAGCAGCACCACGGCGAAGCCCTTCACCGGGCCAGTGCCCAGCGAGAACATGATCACGGCAGCGATGCCATTGGTGACGTTGGCGTCGAAAATCGCGCGGCTGGCTTCCTTATAGCCCATCTCGACCGACTGGATGACGCCGCGGCCGCGCCTTTGTTCTTCGCGGATGCGTTCATTGATCAGCACGTTGGCGTCGACCGCCGCACCGATCGTCAGCACGAAGCCGGCGATGCCGGGCAGGGTAAGCGTGGCCCCCATCAGCGCCATCACGCCAAGGATGATGAGGATGTTCATCACCAGGGCGATGTTGGCGTAGAAGCCGAAGCGGCCATAAGTGACGAGCATGAACACGATCACCGCGACCGTCGCGATGATCGCCGCGAGGGTGCCGGAGCGGATCGAATCGGCGCCGAGATCAGGGCCGACGGTGCGTTCTTCAACCACCTTCAGTGCGACCGGCAGCTTGCCGGACTTCAGCGAGATGGCGAGTTCGTTGGCCGTCTGAACCGTGAAATTACCGGAAATCTGCGCCTGGCCGCCCAGAATCGGCTCGTTGATATTGGGCGCGCTCAGCACCTTGCCATCCAGGATCATGGCGAACGGCTTGTTGACGTTCTCAGTCGTCACGCGGGCGAATTTCTTGCCGCCGGATGCGTTGAACCGAATGCTGGTGACGGGCCGGCCCTGCTGGTCGAACGACTGGCTGGCGTCGGTCAGTTCGTCACCGCTGACCATGAGACGGCGATAGACCGCGATTGCGGGAACGCCGCTGGGGCTATCGGGGTACGGCAGGATCTGGCTGCCGGCCGGCGCCCGGCCAGCGGCGAGATCAGCCGCCGTTACAGTCTGGTCGACCAGCTTGAATTCGAGCTTGGCGGTCTTGCCGAGCAGTGATTTCAGCGCTTCGGGATCCTGCAGGCCCGGCACCTGGACGACGATGCGATCGGCGCCCTGACGAATGATCGTCGGTTCGCGCGTGCCCATTTCGTCGATGCGACGGCGCACGACTTCCGTTGCGACCTCCATCGCCGAATCAACGGCGCTTTTCAGGCCTGATTCGGTGGGGGTGAGCACGACGCGGCTCGAATCGACCACCTGCACGTTCCAGTCGCGCTGGCCGGTCATGCCGGCGGGCTGGGTCAGCGTGCGGATACGTTCGACCGCGGTATCGAGCTTTGTCGTATCGCGAACGAAGAAAGACAGGCTGCCGCCCGCGGTGGAAATATCCCCGATCTCGATCCTGGGATCGCCACGCCGCATTTCGGTGCGGACATTTTCTTCCATCAACGCCAGCCGCTGCTTGGCGACGTCGGTGGTGTCGGCTTCAAGCAGGATGTGGCTGCCGCCGGCCAGATCGAGGCCGAGATTGATCCGGGGAAGCCCGGTTATGCCGAGCCGCGCCGAAGTGGCTTCAGGGATCAGGCTGGGGATCGCCAGCAACATGCCGACGACCACCGTGACGATGATCGACCAGACTTTCCAGCGCGGGAAATCGAGCATATTCGGCTCAGTCGTTCGCGGGCTTGACGCCGCCGAGCGGCTGGACGTCAGTCAGGGTTGCCTTGACGACCTTGATCTTGATCGAAGGCGCGATTTCCACTTCGACTTCATGTTCGTCGACCTTGGCGACCTTGCCGATCACGCCGCCGCCGGTGACGACGGTATCGCCCTTCTTGACCGCATCGATCTTGGCGCGGTGCTCCTTCAGCTTTTTCTGCTGCGGGCGAATGATCAGAAAGTAGAAGATTGCGCCCAGCAGGACGAACTGGCCGATCAGCATGACGGCGCTGCCGCCAGAAGTGGCGGTGCCGGCGGCCTGGGCATATGCGGGTGTCACGAACATCTGGGTTTGGCTTCCTGGAAGCTGCGGCCAAAGGAATAAGGCCCGAAGGAAAGGGGCGCGACTATCACGGGAAGGGCCGGGCGTGCAACGGGGGCCGCGCTACGAGATGTTTCTGCACTTGGCCGGCTTATGTTTCGGGGGCGAATACCATCAGTGTCGACGTGCCGTGCGCCACGATGCGACCGCGCGTATCGGTCATTCGAATTTCCGTGGCGATGATTCGGCGTCCGGCCGTAACGACGCGCCCTTCGGCGCGAATCAGACCGCTATCGGAGGCGATGGGCCGGGCGAAGTTCGCCTTGGTTTCGATCGTCGTATAACCAAAACCGGGGGCGAGCGTGCTGTGGGCGGCGCATCCGCCCGCGCTGTCGATCAGCGTCAACGCCCAGCCACCGTGCACCGTGCCGAGCGGATTGAGCAGGTCGGCATTGGGTTCGCCTTGGAAAAGGGCGACGCCGTCCCCCACTTCCACCAGTTCAAACCCCATCAAGCGGGCGATCGGCGCGGCGGGCAAGCGGCCCGCGATCATGGCTTCCAGCACCTCCCGGCCGCCCATTCCGGCGATCTGGTCGGGCGTGGCAACGCCATAGCGGCGCGGACTGACGGTCATAATCAGTTTCCTTTTAATACTGATTATCTACGACGCGAAGGGGGTTGATGCAACCGCATGGGCGATATGCGGCTTGCATGTGGCAAGCGACCTGCGTAAAGCGCGCCGCCTAGGTCGGGGCGTAGCGCAGCCTGGTAGCGCATCAGACTGGGGGTCTGGGGGTCGCAGGTTCGAATCCTGTCGCCCCGACCAGAAATTCCGGATCCCAGTTTCCGGCGGTTTTCGCCAAATCATTTATATTTGTTCGCGAATCGAAGCGGATGGCGCTCGTCATCGCGTCATGCCAACGGCTATTCGGCATGGCTTTTTCGTTCTGCCGGCCGCGTATCGCAGCAACAAATCGCGCCATCGCTTCCAGCCTTGTTCGAATCTCGCCGTGCTTTCACCGCGTTTGGACCAAGGATTTACTTTTCAACGCTGGCGGGCGGGCATCGTGAGCGTTAGTTACCGCGCATGCAGTTCTTTTCCCGCCGGCGCATAACGCAGAGCCATGCGCTGGCAATCGTGCTGCTGGCGTGCCCGTTGCCGGCGACAGCGCAGGCGGTGGAAGCGCTGCCGCCGGCCGAACTGCCGGCTTTGGGCGATAGGCTGGATCCTGCTTCGCCAATGGAAACGCTGCCCGATCTCGGCATCGATTGGCCTGACCTTGATGAACCGGATGCCGCATCGGTTGAGTTGCCGCCTGCGACATCCGGCGATGCGGCGATCGCGCAAGGCGGAGCGGTGGACGCGACGGCGCCGACGCCGGTTCAGCAGATCGACGTCTCGGTTGAACGCCGCTATCGCTTTGCGGTCACGGGACTGGACGGTCTGGCGGTCGGCCGGGACAAGCTGCTTGCCCAGTTCGATGGATTGTCATCACTCGCTGCCGGTGACGATAAAGATGCCAATGCCGCCCAGATCGATCGCCGCGCCCGTGAAGATGTGGCGACATTGCGCGAACTGCTGCGCGCACATGGCTATTATGACGCGATCGTACGGACCCGAGTCGAAGGGCAGGGCGCGGGCGAAATCACGGTCATGCTGATGGTGGAGCCGGGCGATCTCTACCGGTTCACCGAAGTCGATGTGTCGGGGATCGCCCCTGTGGGCGACAAGGCCGAAGCCTTGCACAAGGCGTTTCCGGTAAAGCCCGAGGCCCCTGTCGATGCCGCCGCCGTCCTGGACGCGGTGGCCGGCTTGCGTGTCGCCCTGGGCCGTGAAGGCTTTCCCTTTGGCAAGGTGGATGACCCGGCGATCGTCGTCGATCATGAAACACGTACCGCGACGCTCAAGCTGAACGTCGAGCCGGGTGATGCCAAGCGGTTCGGCCAGATCGAAATACGCGGCAAGCCATTATTCTCCGTCAAACATCTGGGGCGCATCGCCCGCTTTGAACCGGGTGACCCCTATGACAGCGCCAGGGTGGATGATTTCCGCCGGGCGCTGATCCAGACGGGCCTGGTTTCGTCGGTGGCGCTGACCAAGGAAGAGGGCGCGGAGCCGGGCACGGTGGACATCGCGGTCGGGTTGGAGCGCGCGCCGGCACGCACCGTCGCCGGGGAACTGGGCTATGGCACGGGCGAAGGCTATCGCGCCGAAGTGAGTTGGCAGCATCGCAACCTGATCTCGCCCGAAGGCGCGGTTACATTCCGGGGCGTTGTCGGCACGCAGGAGCAACTGGTCGGCGCCTCATTGCGCCGCAACAACTACAAGGCGCGTGATCGCGTGCTGACGGCGCAGGCGATTGTCAGCCACACCAGCCGTGACGCTTATGATGCCCGTACGCTTACCCTTGGTGCCGGGCTGGAGCGGCAGACGAACATCATCTGGCAGAAGAAGTGGACCTGGTCGATCGGGGGCGAATTGATCGCTTCGGACGAGCGCGATGTGATCGGTGCGACCGCCATTCCGCGCCGCCGCACCTTCTTCATCGGCGCGGTACCGACGACGCTCAGCTATGATGGATCCGACGATCTGCTGAATCCGATGCGCGGTTTCCGGCTGGCCGGACGGGTGTCCCCCGAAGCGTCGTTCCAGGGCGGCGCGTTCGGCTATGTGAAGGCGCAGATCGACGCGAGCGGCTATTTGCCGACCAGCGACCGCATCACGCTTGCGGGGCGCTTCCGGGTGGGATCGATTCTGGGCGCGGGCCGGGACCGGATTGCGCCGTCGCGGCGCTTTTATTCGGGCGGTGGCGGATCGGTGCGCGGTTTCGGGTATCAGCGCATCGGCCCGCGCGACCTGAACAACGATCCGATCGGTGGGCGCAGCCTGGCCGAATTTGCGCTGGAGGCGCGCGTGCGCTTCGGCAATTTCGGCGTCGTGCCCTTTGTCGACGGGGGTAATCTCTATTCGGCGGCTCTGCCTGATTTCAGCGGCTTGCGGTACGGCGCGGGTCTCGGTGTCCGCTATTATTCGAGTTTCGGCCCGATCCGTGTCGATGTCGGTACCCCGATCAATCGCCAGCGCGGCGATGCGCGCGTGGCGGTCTATGTCTCGCTGGGGCAGGCATTTTGAGCGAGGCCGCACAGGATAAGCCGCCAGAACGGCGTCGGCGCATCTGGGCGCCGTTGCGCTGGCTGATGTGGCTGCTGGCTGGGCTGGTGGTGATGGCCGGCGCGGCGCTGGTCGTGATCGATACTGGCCCCGGCCATCGTTTCATCGTCGATCGCATTGCGGCGCTGTCGCCATCGTCGGGGCTGAAGATTCGGATCGGCCGCATTGATGGGTCCATATGGGGCGAGGCCAAACTGCGCGATCTGCGCATCTATGATCCCCGCGGCCTGTTTCTCGAAGTGCCGGAACTCGATGTGGCCTGGCGGCCGCGGGCATGGCTGGCCAATACGCTTCACATTGATCGGCTGGCGACCGATATCGCCATTCTGCATCGCCTGCCTAGGCTGAATCCCGGCAAGAAGCCTGGGGGCGCGATCCTGCCCGGTTTCGATGTCCATATCGGCGATCTTGATATTGCGGCCATTCGCCTTGAACCCGCCGTCGCGGGCCAGCGGCGCGTGGGCCAGATCAAGGGCAAGGCCGATATCCGCAATGGTCGCGCATTGATCGACCTCAAGGGTTCAACCAATGCCGGTGACCGGTTGAAGCTGCTGCTTGATGCCGAACCCGACCGTGACCGCTTCGACTTCGATGCCAATCTGGTTTCGCCCAAGGGCGGGGTGATCGCCAAGGTTGCCGGCCCCGACCTGCCGATCAAGCTGGCTATATCCGGCGATGGCAGCTGGAAAATCTGGAAGGGCATCGCCAAGCTCGATGTCGGCGCGGTGCATGCCGTCGATCTCGCGCTTGGCGTGCGCGAAGGGCATTATTCGCTTTCGGGAGAATTGGCGCCGTCGGCCTTGCTGAAGGGCAAGCTCCAGCGGCTTACCGCGCCGCGCATCCTTGTTACCGGCGAAGCCACGTTGGCTGACCGCCAGCTTACCTCGACATTGTCGCTGCGGTCGGCCGCGCTCACTATGGACATGTCGGGAGTGCTCGATCTGGCGAACAGCGCCTTTGACGGGGTCCAGTTGAATGCCCGGTTGCTGAAACCGCCGGCGATGTTCCCCAACATGACGGGCACCAATGTCCGGTTGCGCGTGCAGTTGAACGGACCGTTCAAGACCGCAGGCTTTGATTATCTCCTCACCGCGGATCGCGCCGCGTTCGACGAAACGGGTTTCGAGACCGTGCGCGCGCAAGGGCGCGGGCGATTGTCCGATCCTCCGGTCAGGCTGCCCGTGCGGCTGACTGCCCGGCGGGTGACGGGGGTTGGCGATATCGCGGGCGGCATCCTCGCCAACCTTGCTGTCGATGGTGTGCTGAACGTGACCGCCAAAGATGTGCGCGGCGATGGGCTGCAGCTGTCGTCGGACAAGTTGAAGGGCAAGCTGTCGCTCTATCTCAACCTTGTCACGGGCGCCTATGACGTGGGCGTTTCCGGCGGCCTGAATCGCTATCTCATCCCCGGCATCGGATTGGTCGATGTGACCAGCGATCTTAAGGTCGTGCCGGGGGCGGGCGGGCGCGGCACGGTCGTCAAGGGCACGGGGCGCGCCTGGGTGCGTCGTTTCGACAATGCGTTCTTCGCGTCGCTGGCCGGTGGTTTGCCGACAATCGAAACCGGGCTGGTTCGCGGGCCGGATGGCATCCTGCTGTTGCGTGACCTGCGGTTGCGCGGGCCGGGCATCAGCATTGCGGGCAATGGCATGCGCCGGCGCGACGGCACCTTTTATTTCGAAGGGACAGGCCGGCAGAAGGATTATGGCCCGTTCACGATGAAGCTGGATGGGGATATCAGCCGGCCGAAGGTGGATCTGGCGCTCGCCCGGCCGATGGATGCGCTGGGGTTGCGCGATGTTCGGCTGTTCCTTGATCCCAACGCGCAGGGTTTCGCCTATCGCGCGGCGGGTGGATCGACGCTGGGGCCGTTCACCAGCAATGGCCAGATTCTGCTACCCGCCGGCAGCCCGGCAACGATCGGCGTTGCGGCGCTGGATGTCGCCAACACGCGTGCCAGCGGAGCGATGCGATCGGAGCCGGGAGGCTTTCTGGGACGGCTCGCGCTCGACGGCGGGGGATTGCAGGGCGAACTGCTGTTCCGCCCTGTCCTTGGCCAGCAGGAAATCGAGGCGCATGTCGCCATGCGCGAGGCGCATTTTCCGGGACCGCCCGAAATCATGGTTCGACGCGGGCGGGTCGACGGATCCGTCCGGCTTGATCCGTCGGGCATGTCGGTCACGGGCCGGCTGGCGGCGCAGGGCGTGCGGCGCGGCGCGGTGTCACTTGGCCGATTGCGGGCGGACGCGGAACTGGCCGGCGGTCATGGCAAGATAACAGCGATGCTCGCCGGCACGCGCGGCCGCGCATTCGCTGTCAACGCGCAGGCCCAGGTCGCGCCCGGACGCTTGACGCTGACCGGCGAAGGCACGCTGGATGGCCGCCCCATCCGTCTGGTTGCGCCGGCGGAACTGGCGCGAGACGGCGATGGCTGGCGTCTGGCCGCCACGAAATTGCAATTCAACGGCGGCACGGCGACGTTGGGCGGGCGATATAGCTCCGTAGCGCTGGATATAGATGGCGGGCTGGACCGGATGCCGCTGTCGGCGCTTGATATATTGCTGCCTCGGCTTGGATTGGGCGGGCAGGCGACCGGACGGTTCAATTACCATTCCGAAGCCGGCGGGCTGCCGAGTGGCCGGGCGGATATCAAGGTTCGCGGGTTGACGCGATCGGGCCTTGTCCTGTCGTCTGCGCCGGTGGATCTGGGCATTGTGGCCGCGCTGTCCGGTGACAGCGCGGTCGCGCGCGCGGTGGTGGCCAGTGGCGGCAAGACGGTGGGTCGCGCGCAGGCACGGTTGGCGCCGTTGCCGGCTGGCGGCGATACCTATGATCGCCTGATGAACGCCCCGCTGTTCGCGCAACTGCGTTACAACGGGCCGGCCGATACGCTGTGGCGGCTGACCGGGATAGAAACGATCGATATGTCAGGGCCGCTTGCGGTGGGCGCCGACGTTTCCGGCCAGTTGGCCGACCCCCAGATTCGCGGGTCGCTCAAAACGGATGGCGCGCGGCTGGAAAGCGCCGTCAGCGGCACGATCATCACCGGGGTGAAGGCATCGGGCCGGTTCGGCGGATCGCGACTGGTGATCGACAGCTTTGCCGGGTCCACCCGCGATGGGGGCAGTGTTTCGGGCCACGGTACGATCGATCTGTCATCGGCCAATGGCTTCGGCATGGATTTGGCGGTCGATGCAAATGATGCCGTGCTGATAAACCGCGACGACATTGGCGCCACGGTTACAGGGCCGCTGCGGATCGTGGCGGCCGATGGAAGCGGCCTGATTTCCGGCGACGTCGCGCTCAATCGCGGTCGTTTCCGGCTGGGTCGGGCGGCGGCCGCAACCATCCCGCGTTTGACGGTCACTGAAATCAACCGGCCGGCGGATGATGCCGATGTTGCTGAACCGCCCATGCCGTGGCGGCTTGATTTGAAGGCCAAGGCACGCAATCGCCTTACCGTAAGCGGGCTTGGCCTCGATTCCGAATGGCGCGCGGATCTTGCGGTCAAGGGCACCATCGACAATCCGGCCATCAGCGGGCGGGCTGATCTGGTGCGCGGCGGCTATGAATTTGCCGGCCGCCGTTTCGATCTCGAACGCGGATCAATCCGGTTTCTTGGCGAAGCCCCACCCGATCCGGTTCTGGATATCGTTGCCGAGGCAGACATTCAGGGCCTGAATGCCACGATCCGCGTGTCTGGCACCGGGCTGCGCCCCGAAATCGCCTTCACCAGCGTTCCCGCTTTGCCGGAAGACGAACTGCTGTCGCGGCTGTTGTTCGGGACGTCGATCACCAACCTGTCGGCACCCGAGGCGCTTCAACTCGCCGCTGCGGTCGCGTCGTTGCAGGGGGGAGGCAACGGTCTCAACCCGATCAATGCGGTTCGGCAGGCTGCCGGCCTCGATCGCCTGCGCATCCTGCCGGCTGACGTGACCACCGGCCAGCGCACGTCGATCGCCGCTGGCAAATATATCACCCGGCGCACCTATGTTGAGGT encodes:
- the secF gene encoding protein translocase subunit SecF; the encoded protein is MRLLKLVPDNTNIGFVKARWIAFSLTILLTIASIALIATRGLNLGVDFVGGLMVETEFQQPVSLDKLRGEVNRLGVGEASLQQFGASNVVSIRLPLPSETDEGATNAVVKKVQTALSAEYPGVQFRRTDTVSGKVSGELIKTGVIAVVLSIIGIALFSWFRFEWQFGMSTAVAIIHDVIMTLGFFALTQIEFDLSIVAAVLTIVGYSINDKIVIDDRIRENLRKYRQMDMRALVDLSVNETLPRTVMTSLTLLLALGALLLFGGDVIRGFTAAMMLGILIGTYSSIYVSSSLLISLGVTAQSFAPKAADSNAERVTKRDNEGAVP
- the secD gene encoding protein translocase subunit SecD gives rise to the protein MLDFPRWKVWSIIVTVVVGMLLAIPSLIPEATSARLGITGLPRINLGLDLAGGSHILLEADTTDVAKQRLALMEENVRTEMRRGDPRIEIGDISTAGGSLSFFVRDTTKLDTAVERIRTLTQPAGMTGQRDWNVQVVDSSRVVLTPTESGLKSAVDSAMEVATEVVRRRIDEMGTREPTIIRQGADRIVVQVPGLQDPEALKSLLGKTAKLEFKLVDQTVTAADLAAGRAPAGSQILPYPDSPSGVPAIAVYRRLMVSGDELTDASQSFDQQGRPVTSIRFNASGGKKFARVTTENVNKPFAMILDGKVLSAPNINEPILGGQAQISGNFTVQTANELAISLKSGKLPVALKVVEERTVGPDLGADSIRSGTLAAIIATVAVIVFMLVTYGRFGFYANIALVMNILIILGVMALMGATLTLPGIAGFVLTIGAAVDANVLINERIREEQRRGRGVIQSVEMGYKEASRAIFDANVTNGIAAVIMFSLGTGPVKGFAVVLLIGIVTSVFTAVTVTRLMVSRYLRSARPQTITI
- the yajC gene encoding preprotein translocase subunit YajC; the protein is MFVTPAYAQAAGTATSGGSAVMLIGQFVLLGAIFYFLIIRPQQKKLKEHRAKIDAVKKGDTVVTGGGVIGKVAKVDEHEVEVEIAPSIKIKVVKATLTDVQPLGGVKPAND
- a CDS encoding PaaI family thioesterase, yielding MTVSPRRYGVATPDQIAGMGGREVLEAMIAGRLPAAPIARLMGFELVEVGDGVALFQGEPNADLLNPLGTVHGGWALTLIDSAGGCAAHSTLAPGFGYTTIETKANFARPIASDSGLIRAEGRVVTAGRRIIATEIRMTDTRGRIVAHGTSTLMVFAPET
- a CDS encoding autotransporter assembly complex protein TamA; its protein translation is MQFFSRRRITQSHALAIVLLACPLPATAQAVEALPPAELPALGDRLDPASPMETLPDLGIDWPDLDEPDAASVELPPATSGDAAIAQGGAVDATAPTPVQQIDVSVERRYRFAVTGLDGLAVGRDKLLAQFDGLSSLAAGDDKDANAAQIDRRAREDVATLRELLRAHGYYDAIVRTRVEGQGAGEITVMLMVEPGDLYRFTEVDVSGIAPVGDKAEALHKAFPVKPEAPVDAAAVLDAVAGLRVALGREGFPFGKVDDPAIVVDHETRTATLKLNVEPGDAKRFGQIEIRGKPLFSVKHLGRIARFEPGDPYDSARVDDFRRALIQTGLVSSVALTKEEGAEPGTVDIAVGLERAPARTVAGELGYGTGEGYRAEVSWQHRNLISPEGAVTFRGVVGTQEQLVGASLRRNNYKARDRVLTAQAIVSHTSRDAYDARTLTLGAGLERQTNIIWQKKWTWSIGGELIASDERDVIGATAIPRRRTFFIGAVPTTLSYDGSDDLLNPMRGFRLAGRVSPEASFQGGAFGYVKAQIDASGYLPTSDRITLAGRFRVGSILGAGRDRIAPSRRFYSGGGGSVRGFGYQRIGPRDLNNDPIGGRSLAEFALEARVRFGNFGVVPFVDGGNLYSAALPDFSGLRYGAGLGVRYYSSFGPIRVDVGTPINRQRGDARVAVYVSLGQAF
- a CDS encoding translocation/assembly module TamB domain-containing protein, with amino-acid sequence MSEAAQDKPPERRRRIWAPLRWLMWLLAGLVVMAGAALVVIDTGPGHRFIVDRIAALSPSSGLKIRIGRIDGSIWGEAKLRDLRIYDPRGLFLEVPELDVAWRPRAWLANTLHIDRLATDIAILHRLPRLNPGKKPGGAILPGFDVHIGDLDIAAIRLEPAVAGQRRVGQIKGKADIRNGRALIDLKGSTNAGDRLKLLLDAEPDRDRFDFDANLVSPKGGVIAKVAGPDLPIKLAISGDGSWKIWKGIAKLDVGAVHAVDLALGVREGHYSLSGELAPSALLKGKLQRLTAPRILVTGEATLADRQLTSTLSLRSAALTMDMSGVLDLANSAFDGVQLNARLLKPPAMFPNMTGTNVRLRVQLNGPFKTAGFDYLLTADRAAFDETGFETVRAQGRGRLSDPPVRLPVRLTARRVTGVGDIAGGILANLAVDGVLNVTAKDVRGDGLQLSSDKLKGKLSLYLNLVTGAYDVGVSGGLNRYLIPGIGLVDVTSDLKVVPGAGGRGTVVKGTGRAWVRRFDNAFFASLAGGLPTIETGLVRGPDGILLLRDLRLRGPGISIAGNGMRRRDGTFYFEGTGRQKDYGPFTMKLDGDISRPKVDLALARPMDALGLRDVRLFLDPNAQGFAYRAAGGSTLGPFTSNGQILLPAGSPATIGVAALDVANTRASGAMRSEPGGFLGRLALDGGGLQGELLFRPVLGQQEIEAHVAMREAHFPGPPEIMVRRGRVDGSVRLDPSGMSVTGRLAAQGVRRGAVSLGRLRADAELAGGHGKITAMLAGTRGRAFAVNAQAQVAPGRLTLTGEGTLDGRPIRLVAPAELARDGDGWRLAATKLQFNGGTATLGGRYSSVALDIDGGLDRMPLSALDILLPRLGLGGQATGRFNYHSEAGGLPSGRADIKVRGLTRSGLVLSSAPVDLGIVAALSGDSAVARAVVASGGKTVGRAQARLAPLPAGGDTYDRLMNAPLFAQLRYNGPADTLWRLTGIETIDMSGPLAVGADVSGQLADPQIRGSLKTDGARLESAVSGTIITGVKASGRFGGSRLVIDSFAGSTRDGGSVSGHGTIDLSSANGFGMDLAVDANDAVLINRDDIGATVTGPLRIVAADGSGLISGDVALNRGRFRLGRAAAATIPRLTVTEINRPADDADVAEPPMPWRLDLKAKARNRLTVSGLGLDSEWRADLAVKGTIDNPAISGRADLVRGGYEFAGRRFDLERGSIRFLGEAPPDPVLDIVAEADIQGLNATIRVSGTGLRPEIAFTSVPALPEDELLSRLLFGTSITNLSAPEALQLAAAVASLQGGGNGLNPINAVRQAAGLDRLRILPADVTTGQRTSIAAGKYITRRTYVEVITDGQGYSATRLEFQITRWLSLLSSISTLGRTSANVRVSKDY